The following DNA comes from Eriocheir sinensis breed Jianghai 21 unplaced genomic scaffold, ASM2467909v1 Scaffold1715, whole genome shotgun sequence.
GATAATAAAACTGCATTTTAATTTATGAAAGTAAAGTTCTTTACTGTATATGTTGAAAGAAATTAATAGAAGTAAATTTTAACCCTGATCTTTGTATAGTGACTACAAACCTTTTCGTTGTTAATATCAGCCAGGAAAATTGAATAGTTGCGATATTCTTCCTCATGTATGGGGTCATGCCAGTACTGTGCTTGAACAAGGCTGTCTTGAATCCAACTGAAAAAAACCCATATCTTAAAAAATCAGACAATCCTTGAGACTTTTCAATAAACGGGatgaaataagtgaaaaaaaagtgtgtgtctTGCTATCATAACCACCCTACCATCGTAATAtctatggaaatcattgtgagagagagaaagctatgaGGCCAAAACAATCGTTCAGCTCAGGCTCATCTAAGGTCCAGACATCGTTGCTGCTGAGGAAAGCTGTCGCCCATATAGTCAatattattggatgtgatctctcccacagggctttaGCTGTTGATAGACTCACAATGTATGTTTAACaatctcatcaaggccacagtctcaTAGAATGGATGTATTACAGGATTTTGGATGAAAAGATGGTAACTTCTGATGTGCTATACGGCTTGGTAAAActacagaatcacacccaactcactctgaTGATTAATTAATACATTATTTCTTTTTAGATTAAACTTGCTAAGCATCACTCTGATAgccatttccattattattactcatttCTGAGATTTTAACATGCGAGGAAAACCTTATACATTAGGATATTTAATAAAGATGAACTTATAACCCAATTtggaggagtttctagctgaagacccatCACATGAACATAGGAATATAGGCTGGGAAGGTGTGGTGGGAAACCTAGAAGTTGAGGATTTTCTAAGAGTGGatgacccgtatggctgtgaaacataaatacatgagtgtgtgtgagtgtttgaaAAGCCCAGTGGAAAACAGCCAAATATGGTGTCCAAAAATTATGTTGTCAGTACTCTCTCTGTCAAGGGACTCTAGTGGTATCAAGATGTTGGGTTGAGGAACTGAACTGTGCTCTCAGTGGGTGTGGACACGTGAAGAAAGAGAGATCAAAGTGAGGCACTTGGTAGAGTGTCAGGTATTGAGGTATCTGGGCAGATTAAAGATGGCCTAGAagaaatgagtggaggaggacCTAGCTACTCTTTGTGTTACTGAAGAGGAAGCACTTGATAGACAATTGGGACAATCACTGAATGTCTAATGGcacaataaaaatgagaaaattgaCTGAAAAACAGATGATGACAATGATCTCACATAAGCATGATTCAAATAACTGCCTACTAGCCAAATGACTCAGTTACCAAGCAACATTGTATTGGGCAAAATTAGTGCATCTCTGTAGAGACAAAGGGACAGCTGCATTACACCTGTTGTCTCAAGTGTTGAGCATTAAATTGTGTGCTCACAAAATGTGAGCATTCTTTTGTGAAATGTGAGGTTTAGTCACAATTCTACCTAATCActaaatgcatttttttttacaaaccaAACAAGTGACCAATGTTCAttcatgaaaataaaaaaacaagggcCAAAGAGAATGAATACAATCTACATTCTTTTAGCATGGCACAAAAAATGACTTATTATCCAGCTTAGTAAATATAAGGGTTTAAACAACAGCAATGAAATGACTGTACTTAAACCTAAGGCAACAGCATATTATAGTAATGGCTCTTCAGATTCTGTATTCAGGAAAATTAACATGTCAACCAGAGTTCCAAGATATGTCAAGAAAAGGGTCCCATATATAAAGCATGTTTTGACTTCACACAAGCAACAAGGGATAGTTGTTTCTACTTACGATATGTAAGATCCGTGGTTTAGAATCTTGCGAACATATTCACAGAAGCGTGACTTGGTTGGGGACTGAGGACAAGATGGCAAACCAAACACACCTTGATGCTGTCCTCCAAATGTTATCAAATTCTTCATTGATGTTGGACAGCGTTGAGCCACAGCACGCCTGTGTATACCTTaataccatcaccatcccttGGAAAACCCCAATGAAAAATTAAAGCTGAGTAAAATAACAGAGATTACTTGAATTTTGATGCTGTTTTGTTATGGAAAACATGCATGAAACATGGGATTTGAAACCCCTGCAATAATGATTGCAAATGATGTTAATTGCATAGTAAAGATATGATGCTAAACTTTGAGTCTGAGCAATCAGCTCACAAGAATAGCATGTGAAACTCAAGTTGGGAGGAATTTTTAAATAGTCACAAAACTTGAGTAATCTCTGTAATAAAATTAGCACACTGCACCAACAAAGCTTTTGCTGAATACTTTCTAAACAAAGAATAACCAACCAAAAGTCACCTTTGCTCACTCTTTCCCCAAGCTCAAACTCAACTCTTATAACATAATGAATACTCGATATATGCTCCTTGGCTTAGGAGCAGCCGCATCTCCTCACAAAGAGTGTCGTTGGGGGAGCAGTTTGGAATCCCAAACACCCCTTGATGTTGGGCACCAAATGTGATGAGATTATGCATAGCTGGCTCAGGGCAACGCTCTGCCACGGCACGGCTAAGAGAGTGTGAATTAGGTGAATTTCATGTGTCATGGTTTCCTGTATTTATAAGTGCAATAACAATATCATAAAATTAAttcatgaagaaaaaatgaattatGGACCTCAATAAGTGAAAATTACAAAAGTTGTAAACTTAACTGTCTATAGAGCAcaactttttttaatatattgcCCATTTTCTACAAAGGAAAGTAATATCATGTACCTTTGAAGCATTGTAGCTTCTCTGTTTTCATGATGTTGGTTTTTAATATAATTGTTTTTCAAAGTAGTTACAGAGTTGAAGATTACTTATTTCAAGTAAAAAAATGTTACTGAATTTGCTGGTGTATAAGAAAACCACTGGACATGAGTTAAAAGGATGGAGAAGGGATAGTTGTCTTGAGTGCCAAGCATAAAATTCTAACCTCTACATCAAACATCAGTAATTTTGGTTATGGGGTTCCTAGTGATGAAGAACATTGCCAAACATTTAAGAGTAAAATAGTTTAAAACTGTTGAGATTACTGAGATCAGCTTCAAGCAATCAATTAATTTTCTATTATGATATTTCAATTGAAAATTTATCCTAATATAGAAAATTAGTTGAGCTGCCTAAATCTTTCAAAGCTATTCAAGGAAACTTACGATTTAATTAAAGCAAGTGTTCAGCAATATATTCTCCGTCATCCCCAAAGATACCATATCTAAAGGATGTAGAGGCTAGTATTCCATACCCAGCCTTTAAGATGACCcatgattttccttcttttattttgtttgtgagaGGGTCACTTTTAATGACAAATGCAGTAATTATTTTTTCATGAGACTATGGTCAGTCCAGTTTTCTGGGTGCAGACACTGATGTCTGTACTGGTACCTATTCTTCAAACCTCATGTTGACTGGTGCTCTAACAATATCTCTTGGTAACACACAGGTGCCATCTACTTTATGTGATTAAAAAAGACTAAAGTAATACTTACAGGAACTGCCCTCCTTGTGAGAACCCCATGGCATGGTAACCACCTTGAAGCTCAGTGTCATTAGCCAGCTTTTCACATACCTCTTCCACCTGTGTGTTTACATTCCCAAAGTATCCATGTTCCTCATCCTGGAGCAAATATATTCTCAATTAATAATTATCCATCCATCAAGATACTAATTTTACTCATATAAAAAAGCAGACAAATCAATGGTTATTTCCTGCATCAAGAAGGCAGTCCTGTATATAACTGTCTAGTTTTATAAACTGGGGCCGTGGAAGGGTATACGTGTCAGATCAGTAACAGTGCTGTTAGCTCATCCATATAAATACTTTATCTCAAATGCTGGGCTTTTGAAGATTACATGTttttacaaagaaaaaaaattaagagttCACACAGTTTATAAGACACAAGAGAGACCACAGtggaacagaagagaaaatctTTCCCTTGAGTATTTTATGAGTCTGAAGTGAAAGAAACTTTGAGGAAGAACATTTCATCCTAGTGAAGTCCAGAACCTTAGTTttcatatgtatttcaacaccaaATGTACATTCTACAAATAGACTTAACACTAAATGTTTTATAAAATCCTACTGCCTACTTTTATAAATTTGTTCTTCTTGAGTTACATATTTCCTTTGTTTCAGATCAATTTGcattttgcttttttcctttttgtgtttGGCTTTTCATTGGAGGAAAtaacatgtatacaaaaaattTCCTTTAAATATACATATTGTCACAACAGAAAAAACATTAAAGAATGGTGTTGAATTGAAAACGTCCATTCTAACCTGTCTCACTTATTACTTACAGCAAGAATGTTGTCACCGATCATGAGAGATCGGACATATATGCCTGGTATCCTCTCCTCAATTAACTTCTTGATGTGGCCCATGCTGAAGAAAAAACAGCATGTGTCTCCTGAAAATAagaggaatatatataaatatatccatctctctctctctctctatgcataTATAAATTAAATAT
Coding sequences within:
- the LOC126990531 gene encoding palmitoyl-protein thioesterase 1-like — encoded protein: MKSVRLTLPLLLVVLLGCHAQDKPTPVVLWHGMGDTCCFFFSMGHIKKLIEERIPGIYVRSLMIGDNILADEEHGYFGNVNTQVEEVCEKLANDTELQGGYHAMGFSQGGQFLRAVAERCPEPAMHNLITFGAQHQGVFGIPNCSPNDTRFCEYVRKILNHGSYISWIQDSLVQAQYWHDPIHEEEYRNYSIFLADINNEKVVNEEYRTNLMKLDNFVMVKFLEDSMVVPRESEWFGFYAPGQDVEVLPL